A window of Desertibacillus haloalkaliphilus contains these coding sequences:
- a CDS encoding DUF445 domain-containing protein — protein sequence MENVFVLLIMITIGAIIGGFTNSLAIKMLFRPYVPVYIGKWRVPFTPGLIPKRRGELADQLGKMVVTHLLTPEGIRKKLMNASFVREMTNWAQEEVRTLLTSEQTIQGLATEQIELDDVRKRLEDKTCQFIDQRVERFLDQIRDQKLADVIPDNYLTKADELVPKAAELICERGVQYFSSTEGKEKLSEMIDRFLHGRGTLGNMVSMFLGNDRLVDKVQPEVIKLLEDRSTQQTIEQLLQKEWAKVKEMKVSAIEQKINKEEVISFLKTKVITEVPIFEWIEEPFSKWTSPYQKTIIEDWVPKGIELLKEVLSGRLEDMMKKIHLDDVVKEQVEAFSVERLEDMVLSISRREFKMITYLGALLGGSIGFIQGLLVLFI from the coding sequence GTGGAAAATGTATTTGTCCTATTGATAATGATTACAATTGGTGCAATCATTGGTGGTTTTACTAATTCGTTAGCAATTAAAATGCTATTTCGCCCGTATGTGCCAGTTTATATTGGGAAATGGCGTGTTCCATTTACACCAGGTCTTATCCCAAAAAGGCGAGGAGAGTTAGCAGATCAGCTAGGAAAGATGGTTGTCACTCATTTGCTAACTCCTGAGGGGATTCGCAAAAAATTAATGAATGCCTCTTTTGTTCGTGAGATGACGAATTGGGCTCAAGAAGAGGTAAGAACGTTGCTTACGAGTGAGCAGACGATCCAAGGGTTAGCAACAGAACAAATCGAGCTTGATGATGTAAGAAAACGACTTGAAGATAAGACATGTCAATTTATTGACCAACGTGTTGAGCGGTTTTTAGATCAAATTCGTGATCAAAAGCTTGCAGATGTCATACCTGATAATTATTTGACAAAAGCAGATGAGCTTGTACCAAAAGCTGCTGAGCTGATTTGTGAGCGAGGTGTTCAATACTTTTCGAGTACAGAAGGAAAAGAAAAGTTAAGTGAAATGATTGACCGGTTTTTACATGGACGGGGGACGCTAGGGAACATGGTTTCAATGTTTTTAGGCAATGATCGCCTCGTTGATAAGGTGCAACCAGAAGTAATTAAACTGCTTGAGGACCGTAGTACCCAGCAAACGATTGAACAGTTACTGCAAAAGGAATGGGCAAAGGTAAAAGAGATGAAAGTCAGCGCCATTGAACAAAAAATCAATAAAGAAGAAGTCATCTCGTTTCTCAAGACGAAGGTCATTACAGAAGTGCCTATCTTTGAATGGATTGAAGAGCCGTTTTCGAAGTGGACAAGTCCATATCAGAAGACGATTATTGAAGATTGGGTGCCAAAGGGGATTGAGTTACTTAAAGAGGTACTTTCTGGTCGTTTAGAGGACATGATGAAAAAAATACATTTAGATGATGTCGTTAAAGAGCAGGTTGAGGCGTTTTCGGTTGAGAGGCTCGAGGATATGGTGCTGTCGATTTCGCGGAGAGAATTCAAAATGATCACGTATTTAGGAGCCTTATTAGGAGGTAGTATTGGTTTTATTCAAGGACTGCTGGTGTTGTTCATTTAG
- a CDS encoding YlbF family regulator, with translation MSNMYDKAHELESALRESEEFQTLKELHDTVNNDESSKRMLDNFRNLQLELQQKQMQGVQITEEEAQSAQQQFELVQQHETISKLMEAEQRLSTVIGDINRIITEPLEDLYGKPE, from the coding sequence ATGTCAAATATGTATGATAAGGCTCACGAGTTAGAAAGTGCTCTACGTGAGAGTGAAGAGTTCCAAACGTTAAAGGAATTACATGATACGGTAAATAACGATGAATCCTCTAAACGTATGCTTGATAATTTCCGTAATCTTCAGCTTGAATTACAACAAAAGCAAATGCAAGGTGTGCAAATTACTGAAGAGGAAGCTCAATCTGCACAGCAGCAATTTGAGCTTGTTCAGCAACATGAGACAATCTCTAAGCTTATGGAAGCTGAGCAACGTTTGAGCACGGTAATTGGTGACATTAATCGTATTATTACTGAGCCTTTAGAGGATTTATACGGTAAACCTGAATAA
- a CDS encoding Cof-type HAD-IIB family hydrolase gives MTYRLLALNIDGTLLRSNSRISRQTKDAIEYAKQKGAVVTLATERPFPSAKKIAKSLKIDHELITHDGAFIASDIEDPVYERRLHEDKAFHIVELLENYHCHIRLLHESFSVGNKVRQKNQLIAKMTIGLGDPVFYPLSFVDSLSEHLLQEPIAPPKIKAQFMNEDDRERAIEELEREVPNIRITRATDDHIEIVPEGVSKARGLQILGNRLGISLNEMVAIGVGENDVDMITQAGLGVAMGNAPENVKQSADWITRSNNQNGVSYMVREVFRKQLRVKL, from the coding sequence GTGACCTATCGATTATTAGCACTAAATATTGATGGAACCCTATTACGTTCAAACTCTCGTATAAGTCGCCAAACGAAAGATGCGATTGAATATGCGAAGCAGAAAGGTGCTGTTGTTACTCTTGCAACAGAACGCCCTTTTCCATCAGCAAAAAAGATTGCAAAGTCATTAAAAATTGATCATGAACTGATTACTCATGATGGAGCATTTATTGCCTCAGACATTGAAGACCCAGTGTACGAGCGACGCTTACATGAAGATAAGGCCTTTCATATTGTCGAATTATTAGAGAATTACCATTGTCATATCCGCTTGCTACATGAAAGTTTTTCCGTTGGCAACAAGGTCCGTCAAAAAAATCAGCTCATTGCGAAAATGACGATTGGTCTTGGGGATCCAGTGTTTTATCCACTCAGTTTTGTAGATTCATTGAGTGAACACCTCCTTCAAGAACCGATTGCCCCACCGAAGATCAAAGCACAGTTTATGAATGAAGATGATCGTGAACGGGCGATTGAAGAGTTGGAACGAGAGGTACCTAATATTCGTATTACCAGAGCTACAGACGATCATATTGAGATTGTACCAGAAGGTGTCTCAAAGGCACGTGGTCTACAAATATTAGGGAATCGCCTAGGGATATCATTAAACGAAATGGTGGCTATTGGTGTTGGTGAAAATGATGTTGATATGATCACACAAGCAGGTCTAGGGGTAGCGATGGGGAACGCACCGGAGAACGTTAAACAATCGGCGGATTGGATTACACGTTCGAATAATCAAAATGGTGTTTCTTATATGGTTAGAGAAGTCTTCCGCAAGCAGTTACGAGTTAAATTGTAA